One part of the Rattus rattus isolate New Zealand chromosome 14, Rrattus_CSIRO_v1, whole genome shotgun sequence genome encodes these proteins:
- the Serpinb9 gene encoding serpin B9 has translation MNTLSEANGTFAIHLLKMLCQSNPSENVCYSPVSISSALAMVLLGAKGQTKVQISQALGLNKEKDLHQGFQLLLSNLNKPERKYSLRVANRLFADKTCELLPTYKESCLRFYNSEMEQLSFAEAAEESRKHINTWVSKQTEGKIPELLSGGSVDSETRLVLVNALYFKGRWHQPFNKEYTVDMPFKINKDEKRLVQMMCCEDTYNLAHVKEVQAQVLMMPYEGMELSFVVLLPDNDGDLSKVESNLTFEKLTAWTNPDFMKNTNVEVFLPKFKLQEDYDMESVFQRLGIVDVFQEAKADLSAMSPERNLCVSKIVHKSVVEVNEEGTEAAAAASAVIEYCCAAFVPTFCADHPFLFFIKHNKTNSILFCGRFSSP, from the exons ATGAATACTCTATCTGAAGCAAATGGCACCTTTGCCATCCATCTTTTGAAGATGCTATGTCAAAGCAACCCTTCAGAAAATGTATGTTACTCTCCTGTGAGCATCTCCTCTGCTCTAGCTATGGTCCTCTTGGGGGCAAAGGGACAGACAAAAGTCCAGATATCTCAG GCACTTGGTTTGAACAAAGAGAAAGACCTCCATCAGGGCTTCCAGTTGCTTCTCAGTAACCTGAACAAGCCAGAGAGAAAGTACTCCCTTAGAGTGGCCAACAGGCTCTTTGCAGACAAAACTTGTGAACTCCTCCCA ACCTATAAGGAGTCCTGTCTTCGATTCTATAATTCAGAGATGGAGCAGCTCTCCTTTGCCGAAGCTGCAGAGGAGTCAAGGAAACACATAAACACGTGGGTCTCCAAACAGACTGAAG GCAAAATTCCCGAGCTGTTGTCAGGTGGTTCAGTTGATTCAGAGACCAGGCTGGTTCTCGTCAATGCCTTATATTTCAAAGGAAGGTGGCATCAACCATTTAACAAAGAATACACAGTGGATATGccctttaaaataaacaag GATGAGAAACGACTAGTGCAGATGATGTGTTGTGAGGACACATATAACCTTGCCCATGTGAAGGAGGTGCAGGCGCAAGTGCTCATGATGCCATATGAAGGAATGGAGCTGAGCTTCGTGGTCCTGCTACCAGATAATGACGGGGACCTCAGCAAG GTGGAAAGCAATCTCACTTTTGAGAAGTTAACAGCCTGGACCAACCCAGACTTTATGAAGAACACTAATGTTGAGGTTTTCCTTCCAAAATTTAAACTGCAAGAGGATTATGACATGGAGTCTGTGTTTCAGCGCTTGGGAATAGTGGATGTCTTCCAAGAGGCCAAGGCTGACTTATCAGCAATGTCTCCAGAGAGAAACCTGTGTGTGTCCAAGATTGTTCATAAGAGTGTAGTGGAGGTCAATGAGGAAGGCACAGAGGCGGCTGCAGCAGCCTCCGCTGTCATAGAATACTGCTGTGCTGCTTTTGTCCCAACATTCTGTGCTGAccaccccttccttttcttcatcaagcacaacaaaaccaacagcatTCTGTTCTGTGGCAGGTTCTCATCTCCATAA